From Xylanibacter oryzae DSM 17970, a single genomic window includes:
- the ubiE gene encoding bifunctional demethylmenaquinone methyltransferase/2-methoxy-6-polyprenyl-1,4-benzoquinol methylase UbiE, translated as MYKQEKIKPYSEKEEKGKQVELMFDQIAHSYDLLNHRLSWNIDKGWRRKAIRQLASAKPQCILDVATGTGDFAIMAAKMLKPKSLIGADISEGMMNIGKGKVKKAEMDDVISFKKEDCMNLTFEDSTFDAVTSAFGIRNFPNLDKGLKEMHRVLKEGGQISIVELTEPVSFPMKQLFKIYSHTVLPIVGRLISKDTNAYNYLTDTIEAFPQGETMVAVLKRAGFREAKFERLTFGVCTMYFATK; from the coding sequence ATGTATAAGCAAGAAAAGATAAAACCTTATAGTGAAAAGGAAGAGAAGGGTAAACAAGTAGAACTTATGTTCGACCAGATTGCCCACTCGTACGATTTACTGAACCATAGACTTTCATGGAATATCGATAAAGGATGGAGACGTAAAGCTATAAGACAGCTGGCTTCAGCTAAGCCACAATGTATTCTAGATGTGGCTACTGGTACGGGTGACTTTGCCATAATGGCAGCAAAAATGCTTAAGCCAAAGTCGTTAATTGGAGCTGACATAAGCGAGGGTATGATGAACATAGGGAAGGGCAAAGTAAAAAAAGCAGAAATGGATGATGTCATATCATTCAAAAAGGAAGACTGTATGAACCTTACTTTTGAAGACTCAACTTTTGATGCCGTGACATCTGCTTTTGGAATACGAAATTTTCCGAATCTTGACAAAGGACTAAAAGAGATGCACCGTGTACTAAAGGAAGGCGGACAAATAAGTATAGTGGAACTGACCGAGCCGGTTTCATTTCCAATGAAACAACTCTTCAAAATATATTCCCATACTGTATTGCCTATTGTAGGGCGACTGATATCAAAGGATACCAATGCCTACAATTATCTTACTGATACAATAGAGGCTTTCCCACAGGGTGAAACTATGGTAGCAGTCCTGAAAAGAGCTGGATTTAGAGAGGCTAAGTTTGAAAGGCTGACGTTTGGTGTATGCACAATGTATTTCGCTACAAAATAA
- a CDS encoding shikimate dehydrogenase family protein: MDKYGLIGFPLGHSFSISYFNEKFENEGIDAKYENFEIPSIDALPEILDSNPNLKGLNVTIPYKEKVISYLDYISPEARVIGAVNVIRVLKKTDKVILKGFNSDVIGFTKSIGPILEKFHKKALILGTGGASKAINYGLKSLGLETLYVSRNRKNEECILYSDVTPQLIKEYNVIVNCTPVGMYPHSEECPLLPYEAMDNKTILYDLIYNPDETLFMKKGAERGATTKNGLEMLLLQAFASWEFWNDME, translated from the coding sequence ATGGACAAATATGGTTTGATAGGATTTCCGCTAGGTCATTCCTTTTCGATAAGTTACTTTAACGAAAAGTTTGAAAATGAAGGTATTGATGCTAAGTATGAAAACTTTGAAATTCCAAGTATTGATGCTTTGCCTGAAATACTTGACTCTAACCCGAACCTAAAAGGTCTTAATGTAACAATTCCTTATAAGGAGAAGGTCATATCTTATCTGGATTATATTAGTCCAGAGGCAAGGGTTATAGGCGCTGTAAACGTAATTCGTGTATTAAAAAAGACAGACAAGGTAATTCTTAAGGGATTCAACTCTGATGTAATAGGATTCACCAAAAGTATCGGACCCATTCTTGAGAAATTCCATAAGAAAGCTCTTATTCTAGGTACAGGAGGTGCATCAAAGGCTATAAACTATGGTCTAAAATCACTAGGACTAGAAACTCTATATGTAAGCAGAAACAGAAAAAATGAGGAGTGCATACTGTATAGCGACGTTACGCCTCAATTGATAAAGGAATATAATGTAATCGTAAACTGTACTCCAGTAGGTATGTATCCGCACTCAGAAGAGTGTCCGCTATTACCATACGAGGCTATGGATAACAAAACAATTCTTTATGACCTTATTTATAATCCTGACGAGACTCTATTTATGAAAAAAGGAGCTGAAAGAGGTGCTACTACTAAAAATGGGCTAGAGATGCTCCTACTACAAGCTTTCGCTAGCTGGGAATTTTGGAACGATATGGAATAA
- a CDS encoding M13 family metallopeptidase: MKMKKLIPIMAFASVAITVGAQTPLKSGIDLSNMDLTMKPGTDFYQYACGGWMKKNPLPAAYARFGSFDQLQQNNSKRINSILTELQKGSFANGTIEQKLGDFYKLAMDSVRRNKEGVAPVMPLIRDIEKAKTIAQLEAIQLKYEPYGGIGDVVPASFDADQKNASMNILNIYQGGITLGEKEYYLDNDSATAGIREAYKKHIVTMFRLFGFSDKVAQQKMVDIMNIETSLAKVMKSNTELRDVEANYHKIKYSEFSSKYPHIQIDKLMQALGVKAADYQTLVIGQPEFLAGADKIIAAFTPDQKKAYMEWDVINSSASYLSDKVSAGHFDFFGKTMQGRKEDYPRWKKSTSQVESKMGEALGRIYVKRYFPATSKARMEQLVKNLQVSLGERIQAQTWMSDTTKAAALDKLHSFYVKIGYPNKWKDLSKLTINPSKSYYANVLECNKFLTEWYISHKAGKPTDKDEWLMTPQTVNAYYNPTTNEICFPAGILQPPFFDPSADDAFNYGAIGVVIGHEMTHGFDDQGRHYDKKGNMTDWWTASDAKNFDSRTGKYADFFSAIKVLPDLNSNGKLTLGENLADHGGLEVSFNAYKNATKNAPLKDFDGLTPDQRFFLAYAGVWASNITEKEIRNRVKSDPHSLGMWRVNGALPHIEAWYKAFNINEADKMFIPIDKRLSLW; the protein is encoded by the coding sequence ATGAAAATGAAGAAATTAATTCCTATTATGGCCTTTGCATCAGTCGCCATTACAGTTGGTGCACAGACCCCATTGAAGTCAGGCATTGATCTGTCTAATATGGATTTGACAATGAAGCCTGGGACCGACTTCTATCAGTATGCCTGTGGTGGCTGGATGAAAAAAAATCCTCTGCCTGCAGCTTATGCACGTTTTGGTAGCTTTGATCAACTTCAGCAGAACAATAGCAAGCGAATCAATTCTATATTGACAGAGTTGCAGAAAGGTTCTTTTGCCAATGGTACGATAGAACAGAAATTGGGCGATTTCTATAAATTAGCTATGGATTCAGTACGCCGTAACAAAGAAGGCGTAGCTCCTGTAATGCCTCTTATTAGAGATATAGAGAAAGCTAAGACTATAGCACAGTTAGAAGCCATCCAGTTAAAGTATGAACCATATGGTGGTATTGGTGATGTTGTTCCAGCGTCATTCGATGCAGACCAGAAGAATGCCTCTATGAATATTCTTAATATATATCAAGGTGGTATCACACTTGGTGAAAAAGAATATTATCTAGACAATGATTCTGCTACAGCAGGTATACGTGAGGCGTATAAAAAACATATTGTTACAATGTTCCGCCTGTTTGGATTCTCTGATAAAGTTGCACAGCAGAAGATGGTAGACATCATGAATATAGAGACATCACTTGCTAAAGTAATGAAATCAAATACAGAACTTCGTGATGTTGAGGCCAACTATCATAAAATAAAATATTCAGAGTTTAGTAGCAAATATCCGCATATTCAGATTGATAAACTTATGCAGGCTCTTGGCGTTAAAGCCGCAGACTATCAGACATTAGTTATCGGCCAGCCTGAGTTCCTTGCGGGTGCAGACAAGATAATTGCAGCCTTTACACCTGACCAGAAAAAAGCCTATATGGAATGGGATGTTATTAACAGTTCTGCATCATATCTGAGCGATAAAGTTTCAGCGGGCCACTTCGATTTCTTCGGCAAGACAATGCAAGGTAGAAAAGAAGACTATCCACGTTGGAAAAAATCGACCAGTCAGGTTGAAAGCAAGATGGGTGAAGCATTGGGACGTATCTACGTAAAGCGTTATTTCCCTGCTACATCCAAAGCGCGTATGGAGCAGTTGGTGAAGAATTTGCAGGTATCACTTGGCGAGCGCATTCAGGCACAGACATGGATGAGTGACACGACAAAGGCTGCTGCATTAGATAAACTTCACAGCTTCTATGTTAAGATTGGTTATCCTAATAAATGGAAAGATCTTAGTAAACTTACTATAAATCCATCTAAGTCATATTATGCCAACGTGCTTGAGTGCAACAAATTCCTTACGGAATGGTATATTAGTCATAAGGCAGGAAAACCAACCGATAAAGATGAATGGTTAATGACACCGCAAACAGTCAACGCATATTATAATCCTACAACTAATGAGATTTGTTTCCCTGCAGGTATTCTTCAACCACCTTTCTTTGACCCATCAGCCGATGATGCTTTCAACTATGGAGCAATTGGTGTAGTTATAGGTCATGAAATGACTCATGGATTCGATGATCAAGGTCGTCATTATGACAAAAAGGGTAATATGACAGACTGGTGGACAGCATCAGATGCAAAGAACTTCGATAGTCGTACAGGCAAATATGCAGATTTCTTCTCTGCTATCAAAGTATTGCCTGACCTGAATTCTAATGGTAAACTCACATTAGGTGAGAATTTGGCTGACCATGGAGGCCTTGAAGTATCTTTCAATGCATATAAGAATGCGACGAAAAATGCTCCACTCAAGGACTTTGATGGACTTACTCCAGACCAGCGTTTCTTCTTGGCTTATGCAGGAGTATGGGCTAGTAATATCACAGAAAAGGAAATACGCAATCGGGTAAAGAGCGACCCCCACTCATTGGGGATGTGGCGCGTAAATGGAGCTCTTCCTCATATTGAAGCTTGGTATAAAGCTTTTAATATTAACGAAGCAGACAAGATGTTTATACCTATAGACAAACGTCTTTCACTTTGGTAA
- a CDS encoding ATP-binding cassette domain-containing protein, whose product MISVEGLKVEFGIKPLFSDVSYVVNDRDRIALVGKNGAGKSTMLKIICGMQKPTAGVVAIPQDTTIGYLPQVMILQDDTTVREEARKAFNDNTTLKERLDKMNQQLAERTDYESDDYLELVQKFTNDHERYMMMGAENYEAEIERTLIGLGFERTDFDRPTSEFSGGWRMRIELAKILLRKPDVLLLDEPTNHLDIESIQWLEQFLSNNAKAVLLVSHDRAFINNVSNRTLEISCGKVVDYKVKYNDYINLRAERREQQMRAYENQQKEIADIKDFIERFRYKATKAVQVQSRIKQLAKIVPIEIDDVDTSAMHLKFPSCLRSGDYPVICDDVRKAYGPHTIFEHVNLTIKRGEKVAFVGKNGEGKSTLVKCIMSQIPYTGKLKIGHNIQIGYFAQNQAQMLDENLTVFETIDNVAKGEVRLKIKSILGAFMFGGEASDKKVKVLSGGERSRLAMIKLLLEPVNLLILDEPTNHLDMPSKDVLKEAIKAFDGTAIVVSHDREFLDGLVSKVYEFGCGKVKEHIGGIYDFLRDKNISSLNQLNTAKTNTESQKIVSIMEPLKPSENSRLSYTDHKEQQKKLHKLEKTVKDSEQKIENIEKRLKELNAVLCSPKNASNMELINEYSTIKKSLDEETEKWEKASEKLEKFDN is encoded by the coding sequence ATGATATCAGTAGAAGGACTTAAAGTAGAATTCGGTATAAAACCGTTGTTTAGTGATGTAAGTTATGTGGTCAATGATAGGGATCGCATTGCTTTGGTAGGAAAGAACGGAGCAGGCAAATCCACCATGCTTAAGATAATATGCGGTATGCAGAAACCCACAGCAGGTGTAGTTGCGATACCTCAAGATACAACCATAGGCTATCTTCCTCAGGTTATGATACTTCAGGACGATACTACTGTTAGGGAAGAAGCCCGTAAAGCCTTCAATGACAATACGACGCTTAAGGAACGTCTTGATAAGATGAATCAGCAACTGGCTGAGCGTACCGACTATGAAAGTGATGATTATTTGGAGCTCGTTCAGAAGTTTACAAATGATCACGAACGTTATATGATGATGGGAGCCGAAAATTATGAAGCTGAAATAGAGCGTACTCTTATCGGATTAGGTTTTGAACGAACAGATTTCGATCGTCCTACTAGTGAATTCAGTGGTGGATGGCGTATGCGTATTGAATTGGCCAAAATACTTCTACGTAAACCGGATGTGCTCCTTCTTGATGAGCCTACCAATCACCTTGATATTGAGAGTATACAGTGGCTGGAACAGTTTCTGTCCAACAATGCTAAAGCAGTATTGCTTGTAAGTCACGACCGTGCTTTTATTAATAATGTGAGCAACCGTACTCTTGAGATATCATGTGGCAAGGTCGTTGATTATAAGGTGAAGTATAATGATTACATCAATTTGCGTGCTGAGCGACGCGAGCAGCAGATGCGAGCCTATGAGAATCAGCAAAAGGAAATTGCAGATATTAAAGATTTTATAGAGCGCTTCCGCTATAAAGCTACTAAAGCTGTGCAGGTGCAGAGCCGTATTAAGCAACTGGCCAAAATTGTACCTATAGAGATAGATGACGTAGATACATCCGCCATGCACCTAAAGTTTCCCTCCTGCTTACGCAGTGGCGATTACCCTGTTATATGTGATGATGTACGTAAGGCCTATGGCCCACATACAATATTCGAACATGTGAACCTCACAATTAAGAGAGGTGAGAAAGTTGCTTTCGTAGGAAAAAATGGAGAAGGCAAGTCAACGCTTGTGAAGTGTATAATGAGTCAGATACCTTATACAGGTAAACTCAAGATTGGGCATAACATACAGATTGGATATTTTGCACAGAATCAGGCTCAGATGCTTGACGAGAACCTCACAGTTTTTGAGACTATCGACAATGTTGCCAAAGGTGAAGTGCGACTTAAAATAAAATCTATATTAGGAGCCTTTATGTTTGGTGGTGAAGCTTCTGACAAAAAAGTCAAGGTTTTAAGTGGTGGTGAACGTAGCCGTCTGGCTATGATAAAGCTACTACTTGAACCGGTAAACCTACTTATTCTTGATGAACCAACTAATCACCTTGATATGCCATCAAAGGATGTGCTTAAAGAAGCCATTAAAGCATTTGATGGAACAGCTATTGTCGTAAGTCACGATCGAGAATTCCTTGACGGTCTTGTAAGTAAGGTATATGAATTTGGATGTGGAAAAGTGAAAGAACATATAGGTGGTATATACGATTTTCTACGCGACAAGAATATAAGTTCACTCAACCAGTTGAATACGGCAAAGACCAATACAGAGTCTCAAAAGATAGTCTCAATTATGGAACCTTTAAAGCCCTCAGAAAATAGTAGATTGAGTTATACTGACCACAAAGAACAACAAAAAAAACTTCATAAACTTGAAAAGACGGTGAAAGATTCAGAGCAGAAAATAGAAAATATTGAGAAACGTTTAAAGGAACTCAATGCTGTACTTTGCTCACCTAAAAATGCAAGTAACATGGAACTTATAAACGAATATTCCACCATTAAGAAATCTTTGGATGAAGAAACTGAAAAGTGGGAAAAAGCCTCTGAAAAACTAGAAAAGTTCGATAACTAA
- a CDS encoding DUF5715 family protein has translation MKITKNRYLEGFGIVVILLALVRCVYPSIAEDHNEKLLKTAPSNSTNVSEKVDSVVMSKEASEAVDADDSMSMKFSPFFDKSGKPIKNRIYSVPNFGKAFPDQNDVQLAVAMKYGVQPVQNRGEAENRKRELVFIGCNPYFYVDHLHNSIPYLVPRASVLLQEIGRTFFDSLQMKGVPLHKIIITSVMRTKDDVAKLRYHNGNATQNSCHLYGTTFDLCYNRYKTVEDPNGPKRRQVRNDTLKWVLSEVLNDMRKQNRCFIKYEVHQGCFHITVK, from the coding sequence ATGAAGATTACAAAAAATAGATATTTAGAGGGTTTTGGGATCGTTGTAATATTATTGGCGCTAGTGCGTTGCGTATATCCATCTATTGCGGAAGACCACAATGAAAAGTTGTTGAAAACAGCGCCATCCAATAGTACAAATGTCTCAGAAAAAGTAGATTCTGTAGTAATGTCAAAAGAAGCAAGCGAAGCTGTTGATGCTGACGACTCTATGAGTATGAAATTCTCTCCATTTTTTGATAAGAGCGGTAAACCGATTAAAAACAGAATATATAGCGTACCAAATTTTGGGAAGGCATTTCCAGATCAAAATGATGTACAGTTGGCTGTGGCAATGAAGTATGGTGTGCAACCGGTTCAAAACCGTGGCGAAGCTGAAAATAGAAAACGTGAACTAGTCTTCATCGGTTGCAATCCTTACTTTTATGTAGATCATCTGCACAATAGTATTCCGTATCTTGTACCTCGTGCATCTGTACTTCTTCAGGAGATCGGTCGCACTTTTTTCGATAGCCTTCAGATGAAGGGCGTTCCATTGCATAAGATAATCATAACAAGTGTGATGCGCACAAAGGATGACGTCGCTAAATTAAGATACCATAATGGTAATGCAACTCAGAATAGTTGTCACCTTTATGGTACAACATTCGATCTTTGTTACAACAGGTATAAGACTGTAGAAGACCCAAATGGCCCAAAACGCCGCCAGGTAAGGAATGATACTTTGAAATGGGTGTTGAGCGAAGTTCTAAACGACATGCGTAAACAAAATAGATGTTTCATTAAATATGAAGTTCATCAAGGTTGTTTTCATATAACAGTTAAATAA
- a CDS encoding AIR synthase-related protein, whose protein sequence is MDKSNRYMMRGVSAAKEDVHNAIKNIDKGIFPQAFCKIIPDILGGDPEYCNIMHADGAGTKSSLAYMYWKESGDLSVWKGVAQDALIMNTDDLLCVGAVDNILVSSTIGRNKMLIPGNVISAIINGTDELLAQMREMGIGIYATGGETADVGDLVRTIIVDSTVTCRMKRSDVINNAKICPGDVIVGMASFGQATYEDKYNGGMGSNGLTSARHDVFGKYLAEKYPESYNHDVPDELVYSGHHRLDDKIGGVDVNAGQLVLSPTRTYAPVIKKVLDEMRPEIHGMIHCTGGAQTKVLHFVGENCHVIKDNMFPVPPLFKIIRDESQTDWKEMYKVFNMGHRMEVYVRPEVAHEIIEIANSFNIDAQIIGHIEDGKKSLTIKSEFGVFDY, encoded by the coding sequence ATGGATAAATCTAATCGTTATATGATGAGGGGCGTAAGTGCAGCCAAAGAGGATGTACACAACGCTATTAAAAATATTGACAAAGGTATATTTCCACAGGCTTTCTGTAAAATAATACCAGATATTCTAGGTGGTGACCCTGAATATTGTAATATCATGCATGCTGATGGTGCAGGTACTAAATCGTCACTGGCTTATATGTACTGGAAAGAATCCGGAGACTTAAGCGTGTGGAAAGGTGTAGCACAGGATGCACTAATAATGAATACGGATGACTTGCTATGTGTAGGTGCTGTTGACAACATTCTTGTGTCAAGCACTATCGGACGTAATAAGATGCTTATTCCAGGTAACGTAATATCTGCTATAATAAATGGAACTGATGAACTTTTAGCGCAGATGCGTGAAATGGGTATCGGTATTTATGCTACTGGGGGTGAAACAGCCGATGTAGGCGACTTAGTCCGTACAATCATAGTAGACTCTACAGTAACGTGTCGTATGAAGCGTAGTGATGTTATTAACAATGCCAAAATATGCCCTGGAGATGTTATAGTTGGCATGGCTTCATTCGGGCAGGCTACTTATGAAGACAAATATAACGGAGGAATGGGAAGTAATGGTCTCACAAGCGCACGTCATGACGTATTTGGAAAATATCTAGCTGAAAAATATCCTGAGAGTTATAATCATGATGTTCCTGATGAACTTGTTTACAGTGGGCATCATCGTCTTGATGATAAAATCGGTGGTGTAGATGTGAATGCAGGACAATTAGTACTCTCTCCTACTCGTACGTATGCTCCTGTAATAAAGAAGGTCCTAGATGAAATGAGACCTGAAATTCATGGCATGATACACTGCACAGGTGGAGCGCAAACGAAAGTGCTACATTTTGTAGGAGAAAACTGCCATGTAATAAAAGATAACATGTTTCCTGTCCCACCTTTGTTTAAGATTATCCGAGATGAGAGCCAAACAGATTGGAAAGAAATGTATAAGGTGTTTAACATGGGACACAGAATGGAGGTTTATGTACGTCCGGAAGTAGCTCATGAAATTATAGAAATAGCAAATAGCTTTAATATTGATGCTCAGATAATAGGGCACATTGAAGACGGGAAAAAAAGTCTTACTATTAAATCAGAATTCGGAGTATTCGATTACTAA
- a CDS encoding phosphoribosylaminoimidazolesuccinocarboxamide synthase: protein MKALTKTEFHFDGQKSVYHGKVRDVYNINDDVIVMVATDRISAFDVILPKGIPFKGQVLNQIAAKFLDKTTDICPNWKLSTPDPMVTIGLKCEGFRVEMIIRSILTGSAWREYKNGCRELCGVKLPNGMRENQRFPEPIITPTTKADEGHDLNISKEEIIKQGIVSKEDYNIMEDYTRKIFARGQEIAASRGLILVDTKYEFGKRDGKVYLIDEIHTPDSSRYFYADGYEEKFEKGEPQKQLSKEFVRQWLIENDFMNEPGQTVPEMTDEYVNSVSERYIELYERITGEKFNKVQDKENIAARIEKNVTEELKKRNV, encoded by the coding sequence ATGAAAGCTTTAACAAAGACTGAGTTCCACTTTGATGGACAAAAGAGTGTTTATCACGGAAAAGTTCGTGATGTGTATAACATTAACGATGATGTAATCGTTATGGTGGCCACTGACCGTATTTCGGCTTTTGATGTAATACTTCCGAAAGGTATTCCTTTCAAAGGTCAGGTGCTTAACCAAATTGCTGCAAAATTTTTGGATAAAACTACAGACATCTGTCCAAACTGGAAGTTATCAACTCCTGATCCAATGGTTACTATCGGTCTAAAATGTGAAGGTTTTCGAGTTGAAATGATAATACGATCTATCCTTACCGGAAGTGCTTGGCGCGAATATAAGAACGGATGTAGGGAACTTTGCGGTGTAAAGTTGCCTAACGGTATGCGTGAAAATCAGCGTTTCCCTGAACCTATAATTACTCCTACTACTAAAGCAGACGAAGGCCACGACTTGAATATTTCAAAGGAAGAAATTATCAAACAAGGTATAGTAAGTAAAGAAGATTACAATATAATGGAAGATTATACACGTAAAATTTTCGCCCGTGGACAGGAGATTGCAGCCAGTCGCGGACTAATACTTGTGGACACAAAATATGAATTTGGGAAACGTGACGGTAAAGTTTATCTTATTGATGAAATTCATACTCCTGACAGCAGCCGTTATTTCTATGCTGACGGATATGAAGAAAAATTCGAAAAGGGAGAACCTCAAAAACAATTATCAAAGGAATTTGTACGCCAATGGCTTATAGAAAACGACTTCATGAACGAACCTGGACAGACAGTCCCAGAGATGACTGATGAATATGTCAACAGCGTAAGTGAAAGATATATAGAACTATATGAACGTATAACTGGAGAGAAATTTAATAAAGTTCAAGATAAGGAGAATATTGCTGCACGTATCGAAAAGAACGTTACTGAAGAACTAAAAAAACGTAATGTATAA
- a CDS encoding PhoH family protein, which produces MTEKHIVLEDIDPVVFYGVNNSHLQIIKALFPKLRIAARDNVIRVLGDEEQMAAFEEDIENMRKHVLKYNSLDEEDIISITKGEKTKQDSVKGVLVYSVTGKPIKGRGENQQKLIDAFERNDMIFAVGPAGTGKTYLSIAMAVKALKEKTTKKIILSRPAVEAGEKLGFLPGDMKDKIDPYLQPLYDALEDMIPAVKLQDMIEKHIIQIAPLAFMRGRTLSDAVVILDEAQNTTPAQIRMFLTRMGWNTKMIITGDMTQIDLPRGQKSGLVESIQILRGIEGIEFIEMKKKDIVRHKLVSRIVNAYEKFDSKAEIKSDEKDDNK; this is translated from the coding sequence TTGACAGAGAAGCATATCGTTTTGGAAGATATCGACCCCGTTGTTTTCTATGGGGTAAACAATTCTCATTTGCAGATAATAAAGGCGTTATTCCCTAAATTGAGAATTGCAGCCAGAGATAACGTAATACGTGTCTTGGGCGATGAGGAGCAGATGGCTGCGTTTGAAGAGGATATTGAGAATATGCGAAAGCATGTATTGAAATATAATTCTTTAGACGAAGAAGACATCATATCGATTACAAAGGGAGAAAAGACCAAACAGGATTCCGTTAAGGGAGTTCTGGTATACAGCGTAACGGGAAAACCTATAAAAGGTCGTGGTGAAAACCAACAGAAATTGATTGACGCTTTCGAAAGAAATGACATGATTTTTGCTGTGGGACCTGCAGGCACAGGTAAAACGTATCTCAGCATTGCTATGGCTGTGAAAGCGCTAAAAGAGAAGACTACAAAGAAAATAATACTTAGTAGGCCAGCAGTTGAAGCCGGTGAGAAGCTGGGGTTTCTGCCTGGCGATATGAAAGATAAGATAGACCCGTATCTACAACCGCTATATGATGCTTTGGAAGATATGATCCCGGCTGTAAAGCTTCAGGACATGATTGAGAAGCATATCATACAGATAGCTCCTCTCGCTTTTATGAGGGGGCGTACGTTGAGTGATGCTGTTGTTATTTTGGACGAGGCACAGAACACGACACCTGCGCAAATAAGAATGTTCCTTACACGCATGGGATGGAATACTAAGATGATTATTACTGGTGACATGACACAGATTGACTTGCCAAGAGGTCAAAAGAGTGGATTAGTAGAGTCTATTCAGATACTTAGGGGAATAGAAGGTATTGAGTTCATCGAAATGAAGAAGAAAGATATCGTAAGACATAAACTCGTTTCGCGAATCGTAAACGCTTATGAAAAGTTTGATAGCAAGGCTGAAATAAAATCAGACGAAAAGGATGATAATAAATAA
- a CDS encoding zinc ribbon domain-containing protein codes for MLSDFENTKEDQITEQETLLNKYAELHQDEGVQKPSFPSQLQQVGKFICPKCGSLNESEADFCASCGESLHASVCPNCGAKIDPSVDFCEKCHHYIKNDICSFCGAHLSGDEAYCPECGSPRGGIVCPQCHTLNEFAFCKKCGMALTEEAKAMVAELHNNKDFIALSKVASQYIQLDNSLPYENAKDKELSDQSEEFRRHVLTLLANDNGIEDPKIPVNNKESKSLDEILHEKEKLMIRLASLFETMKVPPTDSAVSARNYAMACKPVDLRLGWICNYKHAVHAGPSGCAKPQMGGKWIILGSNQNTKDDK; via the coding sequence ATGCTGAGTGACTTTGAAAATACTAAAGAAGACCAGATAACAGAACAGGAGACGTTGCTGAACAAATATGCGGAATTACATCAGGATGAGGGGGTGCAGAAACCATCGTTCCCCAGCCAACTACAACAGGTTGGGAAATTCATATGTCCTAAATGTGGTTCACTTAACGAGTCGGAAGCTGATTTCTGTGCTTCATGCGGAGAGTCATTGCATGCCTCTGTATGTCCTAACTGTGGCGCAAAGATAGACCCTTCTGTTGATTTCTGTGAGAAGTGCCATCATTATATAAAGAATGATATTTGTTCTTTTTGTGGCGCGCATTTGTCTGGAGATGAAGCCTATTGTCCTGAGTGCGGTTCGCCACGTGGTGGCATTGTATGTCCACAATGTCATACACTCAATGAGTTCGCATTCTGTAAGAAGTGTGGCATGGCATTAACAGAAGAGGCAAAAGCAATGGTTGCTGAACTTCATAACAATAAGGATTTTATCGCTCTTAGTAAGGTAGCAAGCCAGTATATTCAGTTGGATAATAGTTTACCCTACGAAAATGCTAAAGATAAAGAACTAAGTGATCAAAGCGAAGAGTTTCGTAGACATGTACTTACTCTACTTGCTAACGACAATGGTATAGAAGATCCTAAAATTCCTGTTAATAATAAAGAGAGCAAGAGTTTAGACGAGATTCTGCACGAAAAAGAGAAACTTATGATTAGACTTGCATCGCTTTTTGAGACGATGAAAGTTCCGCCTACAGATTCAGCTGTTAGTGCTCGTAACTACGCCATGGCTTGCAAACCGGTTGATTTGCGTCTTGGATGGATATGCAATTACAAACATGCAGTCCATGCAGGTCCATCTGGTTGTGCTAAGCCGCAGATGGGCGGAAAGTGGATAATCTTAGGAAGTAATCAAAATACAAAAGACGACAAATAA